The Polypterus senegalus isolate Bchr_013 chromosome 11, ASM1683550v1, whole genome shotgun sequence sequence TGTGTGCACACAGTGCCCATTTAAAAAGAGGGAATTACTATAGGTAGTAAAAGCTAGTAGTCAGAAGTCACAGGTACCAGCTTGCTAGTTCCTCATAAACCCAAATTTATCTGCTCACCTTTTCATGTTTCTTCAGGAAAGTGATCTTCTTCATTTTCCCATGatgctgtacaaaaaaaaagtgcaaacaaaTATTAGTAAGCAATCTATGTACTAAAGAGGACAATTCTAGTACTAAGGCAGTTATCCAGTTTGTAACACACTATATCAAAATCTGCCTTCAGTTTTATGATGGACAGGTCAAGGGAGACTTGTCTACATGCCACAACTAACATTCTTGCAGAGGCCAAAACAGTTCAATGTCACAACTGTTGTAGGCTACAGTAGGTATTTAATAAAAGTATAACCATGCTTCCTTTCTGTGCCTTGGCTATTGCTTTTCTATTCTTCATATTCTCTTTGCATTATAAAGCAAGTACAATCTAACAgtccttttctatttgaacttctttgcttcatatttttgtgtttctAACAGTTTCTTAAAATTGCAAATCCTCATTAAACAATCTCCTTTTAATGTGCACACTTATCTTCAgtttgttttatatactttatctGCTAATACTGCAGCTAGCACTAAAGATCCAAACTTTGCTTATGTTTTCTAAGTCTGGAGAGAAAAATATGATGGCATGCCATGGATGATGGTAATGAGATGTGGAATATTTCTACTATTCTATGATAATTTGTTTCTTGCCATTTCCCcagttttattttaactgttttgcAAATTGTACCACCTTACTCTTAAGCAAGAGAATCTTCCAGTATTATGCTCCTATTTTACATAAAATCACATTTATAATACCTAAATCATAATCCtaagttactttttatctgaatatCGATTCAtgaaatcaaaacctgaaaaaaaatacacaaaattggtAATTAGTGCAGTATAATTAAAAATTAGCTGTGTTTTGTGGTATCATATTACTTCTCACTAACCTTTAGGAAAAATCGCTTGTCAGTACGAGCAGGATTGAAAGATGCCAAATATGCAGCTATCAGTAGGAATTTAGAATAGTATGGTAGATCCACATGTGTGTATGCAGAGAGCCCTGCAGGCAGAAGAAAATGCATgcaagtaaatatatttttaatatggaaTCACTGTTCATCAGCTTACACACCACAAAAACAAGGAGACTCACAGGTTCTGCTTTACAAGATGTGTGTACCTTTTAGGTGCCCTGTCTCTTCCTTTGTATCTTGCATCATCTCCCACTGCAGGCTATTAAGGGAATAAAAATACTAAGCTTGAGACATGCACAATACTATACAGGATCAATGTAGAACATCAGGCTTCCTGTAATTATCGTTCTATGCAGAAATATACTGACCTAGAAACTTCCCGCAAGTACACAGTCTGCATAGCCTTCCTCAGGTGTGGTTCTATGCTTCTCCACAACTTGTGAGTGTCACTTTCTCGAACTAAAGAAGAAAACAGGATCAGATGAAGTTTCCAGTACAGTACCAGTTTTGCCTGTACTGATACAGTCACCCAAGCTCATTGCCAAATAACTTTTCACAAAAGTTGCCACTGCGTAGCTAAGCCTCCTGTAATCATAGAAAACCACTGAGGGGGACCAGATCAAGTGCATACATCTCCCTTAAAAAAATCAGGTAAACTACCCACAAAGCCAtaacaaaaaatagtaaaacaaagcCAAATGCAAGACTCACTTTCTCCTTTAAGCAGGGGCTCACAGAATTTGGAAAAGTTCAGAGCTGCCTAAAAAGGATAAAATCACACAGGATCACAAGTACATCCAGATTAgcacaaaagaaaattatatatttgGGGAAACGTTCTTACCAGGTGCCTAAGCTCACATAAGTCTCGACAGACAGCATAGAAGACACCCAGCAATATGTTGATGTATGTGGTATATAGGTCAGCAGAAAACTCTGGGTGCCTGTCTTTGCACAAGATTTGCTGTAATTCCgctgtaatatatgaaaacaaGTCATAAACCCAGGAATCAGACAAATAACTCTCTAGGAAACACAAATCTTAATGTAATATAACATGTATTCATTTTtcaacacttttaaaatgtatccaagATCAGGAACTCACCTTTGGTGtaatcaggaaaataaaagagtattgGCTCCAAGCAGCCTGTATTTGGCCGGAATTTTTCCCATACAATTTCAGTTAGGAAGATCACAGTGATATTACCACCCACCTAAAAAGACAGAGGAGACAACCTAGCACCTATTTAGTTATCCACTTGCATTAACAAGAATAAACAAGGGAAATCAATATGACCAAGAAACAAAAGAATAGACAAAATGACTAAAATACTGCACTGGTCATATTGTGAACAGGTAAATGTTAAGCTATAGCTAATTATTTCAACTTTTGGAGCCATGCcactttaaaatatatagaaCAGAGTGTAACTAAATATTCCTGTCCCCAAGTACATTGTTTTAGGATACCTAGTCAAGCCAACTCTACTACTACTGAGTTGTAGAGCAAAACTATGGTGTTTAAAATGGTTTCAAGTTAGGAAAACATCTTCAAAAAGCAACATTTTCTATAATTGATGGATCCACTATTGATCTGAAAAAGtttcagaatccatccatcccatatccaacctgctatatcctaactacagggtcacaggggtcttctggagccaattccagccaacacagggtgcaaggcaggaaacaaaccctgggcggggcgctagcccaccacagaagTTTCAGAATGTTTCATCATAACATTCTTGCTAAAGTTTATGCCGTCAATAAGAGTATCCAAATGTGCATAAAAGGACTCTGTATTTCAGTCACTGTTGAATTGTAACTACAAAGACATctatacctatctatctatctatctatattatatatatatatatatatatatatatatatatatctatatctatatctatatatacacacagtggtgtgaaaaactatttgcccccttcctgatttcttattcttttgcatgtttgtcacacaaaatgtttctgatcatcaaacacatttaaccattagtcaaatataacacaagtaaacacaaaatgcagtttttaaatgatggttttattattaaggagaaaaaatccaaacctacatggccctgtgtgaaaagtaattgccccttgttaaaaataacctaactgtggtgtatcacacctgagttcaatttccatagccacccccaggcctgattactgccacacctgtttcaatcaagaaatcacttaaataggagctgcctgacacagagaatgagaccaaaagcacctcaaaagctagacattatgccaagatccaaagaaattcaggaacaaatgagaacagaagtaattgagatctatcagtctggtgaaggttataaagccatttctaaagctttgggactccagcgaaccacagtgagagccattatccacaaatggcaaaaacatggaacagtggtgaacctttccaggagtggccggccgaccaaaattaccccaagagcgcagagacgactcatctgagaggtcacaaaagaccccaggacaatgtctaaagaactgcaggcctctcttgcctcaattaaggtcagtgttcacaactccaccataaaagagactgggcaaaacggcctgcatggcagatttccaagacgcaaaccactgttaagcaaaaagaacattagggctcgtctcaattttgctaagaaacatctcaatgattgccaagacttttgggaaaataccttgtggactgatgagacaaaagttgaactttttggaaggcaaatgtcccgctacatctggcgaaaaggaacacagcatttcagaaaagaacatcataccaacagtaaaatatggtggtggtagtgtgatggtctggggttgttttgctgcttcaggacctggaaggcttgctgtgatagatggaaccatgaattctactgtctaccaaaaaatcctgaaggagaatgtccggccatctgttcgtcaactcaagctgaagcgatcttgggtgctgcaacaggacaatgacccaaaacacacctgcaaatccacctctgaatggctgaagaaaaacaaaatgaagactttggagtggcctagtcaaagtcctgacctgaatccaattgagatgctatggcatgaccttaaaaaggtggttcatgctagaaaaccctcaaataaagctgaattacaacaattctgcaaagatgagtgggccaaaattcctccagagctgtaaagattcattgcaagttatcgcaaacgcttgattgcagttattgctgctaagggtggcccaaccagttattaggttcaggggcaattactttttcacacagggccatgtaggtttggattttttttctccctaaataataaaaccatcatttaaaaactgcattttgtgtttacttgtgttatatttgactaatggttaaatgtgtttgatgatcagaaacattttgtgtgacaaacatgcaaaagaataagaaatcaggaagggggcaaatagtttttcacaccactgtatatatataattcactaagggtacGCAAGACAGAGAGGCATGCCTGCCAACTCACAAAGCCCTGcacgccaactctaagaccatgggatacgcacgacatgGCTAGgtccgccaactcacagagccccgtccgccaactctaagaccatgggatacgcccgacagagccccgcccgccaactgtaaccctcctcccgcgtccaccctctcTCTCTCGAGGAatgcgcactgcttgctcatgtgcacTTCCCCAACACgtcaaacacatcctcactcgctttggtctgtgctacagtccacatgcagctgtgagccacgttgactgttcatttgcctTCCATGGCCACcgcctcaaatgtatttcatgaaaacaacacttctttcaaggttatacaaattcctgcatcaggtaactgtttgtttctatctgtaggatatttctggaaaaatgtcattgacgaaactgttacCCTCGAACTTCACAACATGGCAGTAACCTTGGTTTGCCAACAGTGGGATAACTTCGGCAACGTGCTGTCCATTGTTCTTAGTCATGGAAGCATActcatacagtctgctcaaccatacgctgactacatgaatacttctggagtttatggtggcaAGGCAGAAATTGTAGCGATGTCCCAAATGCTTCCAGCTACTATCTACATTCACTTCCGAGAATGTCGTCATGCCTCTCCTCAAGTTTACAATCCAGGCCAACGTCTctccatatccctgctctttagcagTCCTTTGTATCATGGGCATTACGAAGTTCTCTtgcctctcaaatacacacaTGATAACCTTCTGGTGCCATCTATTGACAATGTCAGTATGTGCACACAAAGTTCACAAACACGTGATCGCCACACTGATGTGACGTCACCatcccactatcctcttactgaaaaacatttacaaactcatttcacaccggaatttcaatgcaacatttgctccaAAGCCTTCACACTCCAGAAATATcccaaagcacatttaaacacacactccactaaacaaacacattccacacaggactttcaatgcaccatttGTTCCAAAATCTTCCAAATGCAAGAGATatctcaacgcacatttaaaaatacaatccactgaacgaatgatgcaatgtgaacattgccagcagtgCTTCAAAAAAAACTTGCGCTCTCAAGAAGCACTTCCAAACTCATTCCACTCACACCTTCAGTTGCACATTTTGTAATGAGGACTTCACGGCTGAGAtggatctcctcaaccatgtgcaaatccattcaacacaaacttTTGTCTGCAGCCATGCTGATGTGATgtcaccttcccactatcctcttactgagAAACCATTTACAAACACATTTCAcaccggaatttcaatgcaacatttgctcaaaaaccttcacgctccagaaatatctcaaagcacatttaaacacacactccaatgaacaaacgcattccacacaggtctttcaatgcACTATTTGTTTGAAAACGTTctgactgcagagatatctcaacgcacatttaaaatcacactccactcaacaactgtgtctttcaggaagtattcacacaacaataaataattatgtcgcgtatgctacgccgcgggttggctagttttaaataaatactgtagttaAAAGTAAACCGCTACTGAACAACAAACATGCATACAAAAAGTTCCAGACTGTAAACATGTACTATACGGCCCACAGTTTGTGAGCAGTTCTATAGTTCTCCAGTACATAAGGAAATTTTCAGATTGTGGCTAATCAACTTGTGCCACCAGGGATGCAGAAACTTGCAAAATGTAATTACATACAGCTTCCTGCTGCCCAGTTTTAGAGTGTCATTATGAATGTCATTAGGAGTGCACCACTGTAGGGTTTTAAAATGCACTTACAGATAATTTAGTCAAACTACTGCAGCCTTCTCACCATGACTTTTCATCTTCAAGTGTAGTGACAGAAATTCTCCCTTACAATATGAAGCTACCAATGTGAATGTACTTTGTCATTGTGTACAAACGGAGAGTTTAACATTGCTTTCATAATCCTTATAAAAGTATTCTACAGTACAAATATGCTTCCATCTTCTATTAGAAAGACACCCAGAATGCTAGTGAAAAAAGTTGGATTTACCAGCTCTTGCAGCCGAAGAAATCCAGGTAGAAGATTGGCATCCATCTCTCTCAGGACTTCAGCTTGGTCGATCACCTATAGTGTAAAAATACATCAACAAATGAGATAACTAGTTGAACAGTGCTAATGGAAGCTGGGAATAAGCACCAACAGATTAGAATTTAAAATTTCACGCCAATGACAATGAGGACAGTAGAGAGTAGCCCCACAGATCTTCTGGCATTAACAATGACTTAAGAATTGCCACTTACAATATAGACTGTTTGCTGATCCAAGACATTGCTAGTACTGAGTTGACGGAAGATCCGGATAAAGTCATTCAAGGTTTCACAGTGAAACTCCTCATCTAATGATGGGTAGAGACAACTTAGCTGGCTCAGTATTTGCTGGAACAACAAGCGTGGAGTGAAACACTCCACCATAGAAACAAAGGCATGAGGAAGCTGTCAAGaggaattaacaaaaacaattaatcTTGCTATACTATTTTATTAATATGCAATAATACCTatgggaaagaaaaaagacattattaactgtaatgattataagtagttACCTTACAAATACCAAGgactatattttgtattaatcatgctgcagagagctatatgatttgttctttgTTTAGGTAGAAAATAAGTTTGTGCACAGAATTATTAGataacttgcattcttttatgagaaaatgcggactataagaaactgctttaaactggtcttgtgtgtgtgtgctgataaCAGCGTATTTCTTAGAAACGTGAGCACCCTAATAGCTCTTTATTTGGATAAGAAACTCTGTGCACTCTTGCATGTAATAATCAGGATGTAAACATAACTTAAAGCAATCTAtgtatgacctcaaaatgaactgtcaTGTTTTTTCTCTTAGGCTAATGAATAAGCTAGGTAATATAAGAGAGGAATTttctcttatattagcagactTTCTGTTCAGACCAGCTAGTGGCACTGAGCTGGGGGCGGGGGGGGCTCCAGTCTCTTCAGAGGCGTGGTGGCTGCAGTCTCtctaactcaccaagaataaagaaattgctttttattttatattggttttttccatttctttgtcaTTCCCAACTTTCAGTGACTACACTTATAACAAAAGGCACTCTGGAAGAAAAGCTTGTAACTAACAGTGGTCAAGTGTCAAAAAACTTATCACCGTCCAGGTATGTATAAGCTACAGCAACAAAACTCAAGGGTCAAAATGGTGCAAGGTTATGAGAACACTAAATCAGCGGGAAGAATTTTGAAGCTCAGAGTAGTTCTGCTGTATATTTAGcacacctgatttttttttttttttatataaaaaaaatgtaaaaaccccACATCTTACGAATATAAACCATTAAATTCAAGTTTATAATACATAGTAAAAGGGACTCCTTTATGTtcttaattacttttcatttaaccAAATTACTTCTGAtaacctgcagtgggctggcgtcctgcccagggtttgttcctgccttgcaccctgtgttgactgggattggcttcagcagaccttcgtgaccctgtagttaggatatagcgggttggataatgactgacttctAATAACCTACAATAACAACTTGATTATCGTATTTGACTTAGTTTTCTTTATACTCTATATcccactctctctctcatatatataatataatatatatataaataatataatataatataatataatataatataatataatataatataatataatataatataatataataatttccgtttgtttgtgctaatgcgatctttactgtctttttttgatactttcgaattttactgctttcataatctcttatctgcatttttttctctccaacgcttttgggtctttttgcgctgctctttcttcttcacttagttgttGACGTTTCATCCACAACGTATTGTCCTTATCCGCTTTATATGAGCTGAGAGCAGAGGATCGGTGTCCGCTAAAAGCCTTTACATGACAGAGTTTTGATGACGGTGGTcttatttgaaaatagttgtaagcaGTGCGtgacttgcaagaatctcatgttccacgtccctgtGAGATGGTCCttggacaatctcttggcaccaagtctcatgtttaaggttccCGTGGGAAACTTTGTGGCCAATCTATTTCGTCTTgagggtcttttaagtgtcttccgaaaagatcacgtattgtctcccttccaagattttttttttataacagagagataataataataaaatataacagtATGTTTCTAACATTTCCTTTTTagtgtctttttttaatatacacgGCTGAGAGACATCATTCAGCAAGGTCTCACAATTAATTTTACATGGGACAACTGTATACCAAACTGTATTTATATGAAATCCACAAGTCCTCAAAGTAACAACAACCAAGTTATACTACAAATACTTTCACATGGGAGCACTGGACATTGTTAAACTACCTTAGTTAAACACACAATTAATTTGAGTGACATTTTTGCCATTTatcacaattaaaaaatgtaatggtttAATAGCCCTGATATATTTAGAAAACTTTACTTTGCTAGGATAAAAAGTTAGTTACACAAGGTATACATAGTAATTTACAGTTTGTCTTTTGCTGTTGTTGCCTATGATGTTGTAGTATTACCAGGTACTGTATACTGTTATTGATAGATTTATAGCAATAACAACATCAGGCAAATCCCAAGAAAGTACTATTTTACATACtgaataacaatacatttttcaaatcaaatctgTTCTGGttttttcagaaacaaaaaagaaagtatttGCCCACAGATTCTGCTAAAATGAAACTGATGTTAACCTAGTGCAAGTTGCCATTCCCATAGCATAGTTTCTACTGACTTCCGATTAGAAAATCCTTACTTATGCCATGGTAATGATTGTgggcatttactttttttttttttaaataaacaggcaCAGGCAAAATGGCCATTTGCCTTCTGCTCGTGTACTTTCCACATTTACAGTAATGTAGAAAAATGATTGTTTGTGCACTGACAGTCATGCAAATACACAGAATACACATGGCCATCTCCACTTCTATTTCCTTTACAGTAACTGTCTAGAAAAGACTTTCTTTCAAGACATCTTTACCTTCAACTCCTGTAGTACAGTCTGTGTCACAAACGTCTTGCCTGTTGCTCTATGACCATAGATTAGAATTGATGGGTAGCTATAGTGCTGTGgctacaaaaaatatacacaagaaCAAATCTTATTACTTTGAAGGCAAATAGCATGTATTTTCCAATAATCTTCGTTCCCttctttttaatggaaaatattgcaCTTTCAGAGTctccaattttttttaacattctctaacccacttaattcaatctAGTTTTACAAGAGGTTGATCCCTAGTAATTACAAGCATGTATCTTTTTCTCTGTAACCTTGCATGCACATGTTAGTACTTCTACTTAGAGTTTTAGATCCAAATGCTGCATccacatttacaaagaaaaaagctTGCATGAAACATGCAGTTTGCAGACTCCAGCAAAGAGCACACCAGAAGTGTGTCTCCAACACCTACTGCCAAAATTGAAGAAACATCAATTAATTTAGAATTCACAAAATAATGTGAATAAAGAAAGTAGGGAAGCAGGAAACCTCAGCTGAAATCACACCAAATGCCCTTAAAGCATCATTGGAAATCCCAACCTTACAAGGATAAGTTTTTATCACTGTTTGATAACTGAATGCTGTGCAAATTTTGCTTGTGTGTTAAACTATCAAACTTGGCGACATAAACAAATTCATCTAAAACCTATGAAGTCAGAAACACCATTTGCTTTGCAGGTGAAGCAGTctcaatataaataaaactttagaTTAAAACTGGAAGAAAAGCAGTCTATAGGAACAGAGGCCAACATTGATCTGGAGAATTTTCTTAATGATCAGATTTGGCTACAATGGTTTTGTAAGATAAAATGGTAAATGTATTTAAGAATATAAGTAAATTTAGAGAAAGTGTCAAACCAACTTTTTTTAACCAGTTATTAttgtaaattaagaaaaaagaacaacCAGTTTCAGAGTTAACATTTACAGatgaggagaaaagagaaaaaaaaaaatcaatgaactgTGCACTGCCAGTGatcacaatgacaattaatagAATTAATAAAAGTGTTCCATTCTGTAATGCATCTGAGGGAACATAATCATTCAAtattcaaataataaacaaaagatgaATAAAATTCCATTTCAGGTGACCATTTCAAAGCATTGTTGTCCGTCAACCTCCAGGAGACATCAAATAGTGATGTAAATATTAAATCACATGAATGGATTAACAGAACTTGTTCTGGAGCACAAGATATAAACTGGTACACACTTTCAAATGATCACTGCTGTAGTTTCCCTTAATGGGCAATTTAAGGAATACAATTTACATAAACTTAATTCTTCATAGCACTGCCATGTCCTCtacaccaggcatgtcaaacacactgcacagaaatctgtgtggcctgcatgacagatcctagttagcactaaactggtacaaaatgattactattgtttgtgatcgaatcattctgcatctccggcgttacttattgatttttcttactttcacctttgACAAaagttttcccatggcattaggGTACCGGAAACATAATCTGCTAGTATAGTTATAGCTGCGGTGTCGgctccttgataccctaggcatgacagTGCCTCCCCTCACGAGCCTGGACTAAAGTTAATGAACCACaacgtcgcaactgaagtgctaagCTGCAGCAGCCTggtaggctacactactggctgggctgctgagactggccactgggtagaactgaccatcacgagtagtaatagcttgcatattttcatgtaaatggaacgggagatcaacaggcggaACGGTGCGAATTCCACAGTGATGCAGGATTTGCATCGgtctgtggtggtgaaaaaagagctgagctgtaaggcaaagatctcaatttaccggtcgatctatgtttcccaccctcacctatggtcatgagctctgagtagtgaccgaaagaacaatattgcgaatacaagcggctgaaatgagttacctccgcagagtgtctgggctttcccttaaagatagggtgagaagcttagtcatccgggaggaactcattgtagagccactgctcctccacatcgattaggagtcagatgagttggcacaggcatctgatcaggatgcctcctagacgcctccctggtgaggtgttccaggcacgtctaaccaggaggaggccccggggaagacccaggacacgctggagggactatgtttctcagctggcctgggaacgcctcgggattccaccggaagagctagtagaagtggccagagagggaagtctgggaatctctgctcaagctgctgcccccgcaacccaatCTCGGAAAAGCggaagacgatggatggatgaatattttcactttttttgctctagttttatgtaattttgtgctagtattgtaacgaacaattagtgcagactacagctaaAGATCTAAAGTGGAAacaagaagttggtgagttgtttattaatacatttttatgatttttagtttgtaaaattagtgtaggtcagggggctttttgcattttggcttattttacaatataaactttgaagtaaacttagtaaagtaaaatttgatttttggaggatttgttttccaacttgaattactgagcaatgaattaaGTTAGCGATTTCAGTttacacgaacaggactttgtgctgtttacgtcaccatactcttacaacgttgagaatgcgcctgagaatatccaaatagaattgattgaactgcagtcagattctattctggagggaaaatacaacgaagttggtatgccaggcttgtatgtttacctgccaccctcgtatgtgctgacccataagttggcatcgagagtactgtctatgttttgaagcacttacctttgtgagcaattgttttcgttaatgaaatcTACCATAACCCTACATCGCTCAAGACTTCTGTCAAGCACCTCTAATTCCTCATagaagttgcagctgcacaagatttcaagcctgatattgacgaactggttactaacaagagatgccaagtgtcaggacaaaagaaatagatctcagactgtgagactcctatataaggacctagctaaaaGGCTAAGACTCAAATTGTACACTGTTgtatggagattgtatggaaataaattgcttttctttaaactttaagtgttacattttttaaagttttcagtattggaaagaaagctatagtaactttgtataatagtattcattacagtgcggcctgctgacgcacgtatggcagtcgaagcggcccaccaatggtagtgagtttaaCATGCCTGCTCTATACCTCCACACCTCTGTTATCCAAACCCGAGTAATGCTCCAGTGATACCACAAACACCAGCACAAGAAATTTCCCAGGCCTAAAAACACTTCTCTGTTAAAACATTGaacagcacagtttaaacttcacCTGCTGCAACTTTTGTCATGAGTTCAGATGTACTTTTCCATATTGAAGATACACGAGTAGCAACCAAATAAGATATTCTTACCTCCCCAAAAAGTGAGAGAAGCATAGAGACTTCATTGTCCCGGCATGGCAGCTGCTTCTTAAGACGAAGTAGGACATCCTCCATATATGTAGGAAACGGAGTTTGATCAGGCAtcctaaaagaaaatatattattgcaggagaaaagagaaacttaACTTGACTTGCCCACCCaaatgatgacagaataatgTAGGAAAGAGGAGAAGATTTAATTTGGTTAATTATCAGTCTTGCCTTCAGCAATGCtggtaattaaataatttggtaatgCTCCTACCTTATGTTCCATACCTTTTTCTGTAGGAGGCAGTCTCCAGGCCATTACATTTATATCAAGATAACTGAAGgacagtaatttt is a genomic window containing:
- the orc5 gene encoding origin recognition complex subunit 5 yields the protein MPDQTPFPTYMEDVLLRLKKQLPCRDNEVSMLLSLFGEPQHYSYPSILIYGHRATGKTFVTQTVLQELKLPHAFVSMVECFTPRLLFQQILSQLSCLYPSLDEEFHCETLNDFIRIFRQLSTSNVLDQQTVYIVIDQAEVLREMDANLLPGFLRLQELVGGNITVIFLTEIVWEKFRPNTGCLEPILFYFPDYTKAELQQILCKDRHPEFSADLYTTYINILLGVFYAVCRDLCELRHLAALNFSKFCEPLLKGEIRESDTHKLWRSIEPHLRKAMQTVYLREVSSLQWEMMQDTKEETGHLKGLSAYTHVDLPYYSKFLLIAAYLASFNPARTDKRFFLKHHGKMKKITFLKKHEKTSNHLLGPKPFPLDRLLAIFYSIVDSRVASTANIFSQISSLVTLQLLTLVGHSDQLDSPKYKCTVSMDFICAVARTVNFDVVRYLYDFL